Proteins encoded by one window of Streptococcus sanguinis:
- a CDS encoding nucleotidyltransferase family protein, whose translation MMTEKEILDRLGQDPDIRAILEIIRSLELKDSWLAAGCVRNFIWNLLSERLGFDSDTDVDVIFFDPSYAEAEMIELEAKIKADWPQYRWELRNQAYMHRHSPGTAPYKNAREAMSKYPERCTAIGLRLLENDKLELFAPYGLEDILNFQVRPTPHFLENKERQRVYAERLAKKNWQKRWPQLEYHYPDK comes from the coding sequence ATGATGACAGAAAAGGAGATTTTAGACCGACTAGGTCAAGATCCAGACATCCGAGCGATTTTGGAAATTATTCGCAGTCTGGAGCTCAAGGATTCTTGGCTAGCGGCTGGTTGTGTGAGGAATTTTATCTGGAATCTATTGTCAGAGCGACTAGGTTTTGACTCTGATACGGATGTAGATGTCATTTTCTTTGATCCGAGTTATGCTGAGGCAGAGATGATAGAGCTGGAAGCCAAGATCAAGGCAGACTGGCCACAGTATCGATGGGAGCTGAGAAATCAAGCCTATATGCACCGCCATAGTCCTGGAACGGCGCCTTATAAAAATGCTCGCGAAGCCATGAGTAAGTATCCTGAGCGCTGTACGGCTATTGGCCTGCGCTTACTGGAAAATGACAAACTGGAACTTTTTGCTCCCTATGGTTTGGAGGATATCTTAAACTTTCAGGTTAGACCGACTCCTCATTTTCTTGAAAATAAGGAGCGCCAGCGTGTCTATGCTGAGCGCTTGGCTAAGAAGAATTGGCAGAAACGCTGGCCCCAGCTGGAATATCACTATCCTGATAAATAG
- the ruvB gene encoding Holliday junction branch migration DNA helicase RuvB, translating to MSRILDNELMGDEELVERTLRPQYLQEYIGQDKVKNQLKIFIEAAKLRDEALDHTLLFGPPGLGKTTMAFVIANELGVNLKQTSGPVIEKSGDLVAILNDLEPGDVLFIDEIHRLPMAVEEVLYSAMEDFYIDIMIGSGETSRSVHLDLPPFTLIGATTRAGMLSNPLRARFGITGHMEYYEAGDLTEIVERTAEIFEMAITHEAAKELALRSRGTPRIANRLLKRVRDYAQIMGNGLIDDKITDQALSMLDVDQEGLDYVDQKILKTMIEVYGGGPVGLGTLSVNIAEERETVEDMYEPYLIQKGFVMRTRTGRVATRKAYEHLGYEYMKE from the coding sequence ATGAGTAGAATTTTAGACAATGAATTAATGGGTGATGAGGAATTGGTGGAGCGCACCTTGCGTCCCCAGTATTTACAGGAGTATATCGGCCAGGACAAGGTCAAGAACCAGCTGAAGATTTTTATTGAAGCGGCCAAGCTGAGGGATGAGGCGCTCGACCACACCCTTCTTTTTGGCCCTCCAGGTCTGGGGAAGACGACCATGGCCTTTGTCATTGCCAATGAACTAGGCGTAAATCTCAAGCAGACTTCAGGTCCGGTGATTGAGAAATCTGGTGATTTAGTTGCGATCTTAAATGACCTTGAGCCGGGTGATGTCCTCTTTATAGATGAGATTCACCGCTTGCCAATGGCAGTAGAGGAAGTGCTTTACAGCGCTATGGAAGACTTTTACATCGACATTATGATTGGCTCGGGTGAGACCAGTCGCAGCGTCCATCTGGATTTGCCGCCTTTTACTCTGATTGGGGCGACTACTCGGGCAGGCATGCTGTCCAATCCTCTGCGGGCTCGCTTTGGGATTACCGGTCACATGGAGTATTATGAAGCTGGCGACCTGACTGAAATCGTTGAGCGGACGGCAGAGATTTTTGAGATGGCTATTACCCACGAGGCTGCGAAGGAGCTGGCTCTGCGTAGCCGAGGCACGCCGCGGATTGCCAACCGTTTGCTCAAGCGGGTCCGGGACTACGCGCAGATTATGGGCAATGGCCTGATTGATGATAAGATAACCGACCAAGCTCTCTCCATGCTGGATGTGGATCAAGAGGGGCTGGACTATGTGGACCAGAAGATTTTGAAGACTATGATTGAGGTTTACGGTGGCGGTCCGGTAGGGCTTGGAACCCTCTCGGTCAATATTGCTGAGGAGCGTGAAACAGTGGAGGACATGTATGAGCCTTACCTAATTCAGAAAGGCTTTGTCATGCGGACACGGACTGGGCGCGTAGCTACCCGTAAAGCCTATGAGCATCTAGGATATGAGTATATGAAGGAATGA
- a CDS encoding aldose epimerase family protein encodes MKSYRESIFGKLGSQEILAYTFENDRGYRLTVMNYGATVIQYVTPDKDNHFDNIVVGFDQFEDYIGNSPKHGASIGPVAGRIAGATFDLNGQTFQLEANNGPNCNHSGSSGWDSSVFEVEEVSNDGLTFYTERTDGTGGFPGNLKIWVSYTLTEKGKLEISYQVQTDQDTLVNPTNHSYFNLSGRFNQPIDDHILQLNTDGVYPIAADGLPEKKADAERDFVKKLAKGASLKEIFDATDEQIQLVSGLDHPFALNPSRDQAGTLYHPASGRRLTIQTQAPCLVIYSANCVDDSVQFDGRPMIQHNGLALEAQALPDAIHSSQQSDVILKAGQIFTRRTVYFADVPATL; translated from the coding sequence ATGAAATCTTACCGAGAATCCATTTTTGGCAAGCTGGGCAGTCAGGAGATTCTAGCTTACACTTTTGAAAACGATCGAGGTTATCGACTGACAGTCATGAACTACGGAGCAACCGTCATCCAGTATGTCACTCCTGATAAGGATAATCACTTTGACAATATCGTTGTCGGGTTTGATCAGTTTGAGGACTATATTGGGAACAGTCCCAAGCACGGAGCCAGTATTGGTCCAGTCGCTGGGCGTATTGCCGGAGCAACGTTTGATTTGAATGGCCAGACCTTTCAGCTAGAGGCAAATAATGGCCCAAACTGCAACCATAGTGGCTCCAGCGGCTGGGATAGTAGCGTTTTTGAAGTAGAGGAAGTCAGTAATGACGGGCTCACCTTTTATACAGAGCGGACAGACGGAACTGGCGGCTTTCCGGGCAATCTGAAAATCTGGGTTTCCTATACCCTGACAGAGAAGGGCAAGCTGGAAATTTCTTATCAGGTCCAGACAGATCAGGATACCTTGGTCAATCCGACCAACCACAGCTATTTCAACCTGTCTGGTCGTTTCAATCAGCCCATTGATGACCATATCCTGCAGCTCAATACTGATGGTGTCTATCCTATCGCAGCTGACGGCCTTCCTGAAAAAAAGGCTGATGCAGAGCGTGACTTTGTCAAGAAGCTGGCCAAGGGCGCTTCCCTTAAAGAAATTTTTGACGCGACTGATGAGCAAATCCAGCTGGTATCTGGCTTGGATCATCCCTTTGCTCTAAACCCAAGCCGAGATCAGGCAGGGACGCTCTATCATCCAGCATCGGGCCGCCGCCTGACCATTCAGACTCAGGCGCCCTGCCTAGTGATTTATTCAGCGAATTGCGTAGATGATTCGGTTCAGTTTGATGGCCGGCCTATGATTCAGCATAATGGCTTGGCTCTGGAAGCCCAGGCTTTGCCGGATGCCATTCACAGCAGCCAGCAGTCAGATGTCATTCTCAAGGCCGGTCAGATTTTTACCAGAAGGACGGTGTATTTTGCTGATGTACCAGCAACTTTATAA
- the lacD gene encoding tagatose-bisphosphate aldolase: MEKLQISHKKVSHLKKLSDQQGIIGALAIDQRGSLKKMLASGEDAPSGDQALVQFKELISSQLTPYASSILLDPEFGLPAAELRDASCGLIVAYEKTGYDATAEGRLPDLLPNWSASRIRDMGADAVKVLIYYDVDDKPEINDIKQAWVERVGSECLAEDIPYFLEILTYDAKSDSVLDANYAKLKPHKVNEAIKLFSDSRYHVDVLKVEVPVNMNFVEGFTKEGVEPVYSVTEAQAFFKEQSDATHLPFIFLSAGVSAELFQETLRLAHEAGSQFNGVLCGRATWKDAVSVFAQEGAAAAQAWLDETGRQNIEDLNQVLRQTAVSWLDKLDLPFEDRTWQVRDF, translated from the coding sequence ATGGAGAAATTACAAATCAGTCACAAAAAAGTGAGCCATCTGAAAAAACTATCAGACCAGCAGGGGATTATCGGGGCTTTGGCTATTGACCAGCGTGGTTCGCTCAAGAAAATGCTGGCCAGCGGAGAAGATGCGCCTTCTGGTGACCAAGCTCTGGTTCAGTTTAAAGAATTAATCTCTAGTCAGCTGACGCCCTATGCCAGCTCCATCCTGCTAGATCCAGAGTTCGGTCTGCCGGCAGCCGAGCTGCGGGATGCTTCCTGCGGTCTGATAGTGGCCTATGAGAAGACCGGCTATGATGCGACAGCGGAGGGCCGCCTGCCGGACTTGCTGCCAAACTGGTCAGCTAGTCGCATCCGAGACATGGGCGCAGATGCCGTCAAGGTCTTGATTTACTATGATGTGGACGACAAGCCGGAAATCAACGATATCAAGCAGGCCTGGGTTGAGCGCGTGGGCAGCGAATGTTTGGCTGAGGACATTCCTTATTTTTTGGAGATTCTGACCTATGATGCTAAGAGTGACAGTGTTTTGGACGCTAACTATGCCAAGCTTAAGCCGCATAAGGTCAACGAGGCAATCAAACTCTTTTCAGATTCCCGCTATCATGTAGATGTCTTAAAGGTTGAAGTGCCGGTCAATATGAACTTTGTTGAGGGCTTCACCAAAGAAGGGGTTGAGCCAGTCTACAGCGTGACAGAAGCCCAAGCTTTCTTTAAAGAACAGTCAGATGCGACGCACTTACCTTTCATCTTCCTCAGCGCTGGTGTCAGTGCCGAACTTTTCCAAGAAACGCTGCGGCTAGCCCATGAAGCGGGCTCACAGTTTAACGGCGTTCTGTGTGGACGGGCTACCTGGAAGGATGCAGTCTCAGTCTTTGCCCAAGAGGGAGCTGCAGCAGCTCAAGCGTGGCTGGACGAGACAGGCCGTCAGAATATCGAGGATCTTAATCAAGTCTTGCGCCAAACAGCTGTGTCTTGGCTGGACAAGCTTGACCTGCCTTTTGAAGACAGGACTTGGCAAGTTCGTGATTTTTAA
- a CDS encoding SIS domain-containing protein, producing MRKRMLDYSQEELQRLGADITTREIYQQPEVWQEAFDRYKDQAADIAAFLKKIEDKHDYIKVIFAGAGSSAYVGDTLTPYFRQIYDERKWNFNAIATTDIVANPLVHLKREVPTVLVSFARSGNSPESVATVDLAKQLVDDLYQITITCAAQGKLAQQAQGDEKNLLLLQPEASNDAGFAMTSSFSSMMLTALLVFDRAELAQKEAKVAALIQLSQDVLERVADVQQLVDLDFSRIIYLGAGPFFGLAHEAQLKILELTAGQIATMYESPVGFRHGPKSLINQDTVVLVFGSTDGYTKAYDLDLVREVAGDGIVRRLVMLTDREEQLEGVEQVVLSTQEPLGDSYRIFPYVVYAQLFALLTSLKVKNRPDTPSPTGTVNRVVQGVIIHPFGQ from the coding sequence ATGAGAAAGAGAATGTTAGATTATTCACAGGAAGAATTGCAGCGTCTGGGGGCTGATATTACAACGAGAGAAATCTATCAGCAGCCTGAGGTTTGGCAGGAAGCTTTTGATCGTTACAAGGATCAGGCCGCAGACATCGCTGCTTTTCTGAAAAAAATCGAGGACAAACATGACTACATCAAGGTCATTTTTGCCGGAGCCGGCTCATCAGCCTATGTCGGAGATACCTTAACGCCTTATTTCAGGCAGATTTATGATGAGCGTAAATGGAATTTCAATGCCATCGCGACAACAGATATCGTAGCCAATCCCTTGGTGCATCTGAAGAGAGAAGTACCGACAGTGCTGGTTTCCTTTGCCCGCAGCGGTAATTCCCCAGAAAGTGTAGCGACTGTGGACTTGGCTAAGCAGTTGGTAGATGACTTGTACCAGATTACCATTACCTGTGCTGCCCAAGGCAAGCTAGCCCAGCAGGCCCAAGGTGATGAAAAGAATCTTTTGCTCCTGCAGCCAGAAGCTTCTAATGATGCTGGCTTTGCCATGACCTCTAGTTTCAGCTCTATGATGCTGACAGCCCTTTTGGTCTTTGACCGGGCTGAACTAGCCCAGAAGGAAGCCAAGGTTGCGGCTCTGATTCAGCTCAGCCAGGATGTTTTAGAACGCGTTGCAGATGTGCAGCAGCTGGTTGATTTGGATTTCAGTCGGATCATTTATCTGGGGGCAGGACCTTTCTTTGGTCTGGCGCATGAAGCCCAGCTCAAGATTTTAGAGCTGACAGCCGGCCAAATTGCAACTATGTACGAAAGTCCAGTCGGTTTCCGGCATGGGCCTAAGTCGCTGATTAACCAAGACACAGTCGTTCTGGTCTTTGGTTCGACAGATGGCTATACCAAAGCTTATGATTTGGATTTGGTGCGGGAAGTTGCTGGTGACGGAATTGTCCGCAGGCTGGTGATGCTGACTGACCGGGAGGAGCAGTTGGAAGGAGTCGAGCAAGTAGTGCTAAGTACCCAAGAGCCTCTGGGAGATAGCTATCGTATCTTCCCTTACGTCGTCTATGCTCAGCTCTTTGCTCTCTTGACCTCGCTCAAGGTTAAGAACCGTCCAGATACACCATCTCCGACAGGCACGGTCAATCGTGTAGTACAGGGAGTTATCATTCACCCTTTTGGGCAGTAA
- a CDS encoding PTS sugar transporter subunit IIA, producing MSKKLVLVSHGRFCEELKTTTEMIMGPQEDIHAVALLPEEGPEDFAAKFLETVKDFEDYLVFADLLGGTPCNVVSRFIMEGQDIELYAGVNLPMVIEFINASLTGAEVSYPSKAAENIVKVNDVLAGLMDDEDE from the coding sequence ATGAGTAAGAAATTAGTTTTAGTTAGTCATGGTCGCTTTTGTGAAGAACTGAAAACAACTACGGAAATGATTATGGGACCTCAGGAAGACATCCATGCAGTAGCCCTGCTTCCGGAGGAAGGTCCAGAAGACTTCGCAGCTAAATTCTTAGAAACGGTCAAAGATTTTGAGGATTACTTGGTTTTTGCGGATCTCTTGGGGGGCACTCCTTGTAATGTAGTCAGCCGCTTCATTATGGAAGGACAGGATATCGAGCTTTATGCGGGGGTCAATCTGCCCATGGTCATTGAGTTTATTAACGCTTCTTTGACTGGAGCAGAAGTCAGCTATCCATCCAAGGCAGCAGAGAATATTGTTAAGGTCAATGATGTTCTAGCAGGCCTAATGGATGATGAAGATGAATAA
- a CDS encoding PTS system mannose/fructose/sorbose family transporter subunit IID gives MTNSNYKLTKEDFKQINKRSLFTFQLGWNYERMQGSGYLYMLLPQLRKMYGDGTPELKEMMKLHTQFFNTSPFFHTIIAGFDLAMEEKDGVKSKDAVNGIKTGLMGPFAPLGDSIFGSLVPAIMGSIAATMAIAGQPWGIFLWIAVAVAYDIFRWKQLEFAYKEGVNLITNMQSTLTALVEAASVLGIFMVGALVATMINFEVSWVLKIGEKAIDFQDMMNLIFPRLIPAVFTGFIFWLLGKKGMNSTKAIFIIIIMAVSFSAIGYFLLGQVPE, from the coding sequence ATGACGAACTCTAATTATAAATTAACAAAAGAAGATTTTAAACAAATCAATAAACGCAGCTTGTTCACTTTCCAATTAGGCTGGAACTACGAGCGGATGCAAGGTTCTGGCTATCTCTACATGCTCTTGCCTCAGCTGCGCAAAATGTACGGTGACGGCACTCCAGAATTAAAAGAAATGATGAAATTGCATACGCAATTCTTCAATACCTCACCTTTCTTCCACACCATTATTGCAGGTTTTGACCTAGCTATGGAAGAAAAAGACGGCGTTAAATCAAAAGATGCGGTCAATGGTATCAAGACAGGTCTTATGGGACCATTTGCTCCTCTTGGAGACTCTATCTTTGGCTCTCTTGTGCCAGCCATCATGGGATCTATCGCTGCTACCATGGCTATTGCAGGCCAGCCTTGGGGAATTTTCCTTTGGATTGCTGTAGCAGTTGCTTATGATATTTTCCGTTGGAAACAGTTAGAATTTGCCTACAAAGAAGGGGTCAACCTCATCACCAACATGCAAAGCACTTTGACAGCTCTTGTTGAAGCGGCTTCTGTATTGGGTATCTTCATGGTTGGAGCTCTTGTTGCGACTATGATTAACTTTGAAGTTTCATGGGTGCTGAAGATTGGTGAAAAAGCTATTGATTTCCAAGACATGATGAATCTGATTTTCCCACGTTTGATTCCAGCAGTCTTTACAGGCTTTATCTTCTGGCTCTTGGGCAAGAAAGGAATGAACTCTACTAAGGCTATCTTCATTATCATTATCATGGCAGTAAGCTTCTCTGCTATCGGCTACTTCCTGCTGGGACAAGTACCAGAATAA
- a CDS encoding PTS mannose/fructose/sorbose/N-acetylgalactosamine transporter subunit IIC — protein sequence MIQWWQILLLTLYSAYQICDELTIVSSAGSPVFAGFITGLIMGDLTTGLFIGGSLQLFVLGVGTFGGASRIDATSGAVLATAFSVAQGIKPELAIATIAVPVATLLTYFDILGRMTTTYFAHRVDAAVERFDYKGIERNYLLGALPWALSRALPVFLALAYGGTFVQAIVDGVAGVKWLAAGLTLAGRMLPGLGFAILLRYLPVKRNLHYLALGFGLTAMLTVLYSNIQTLGGAVSSIVGTLPKDAAVTFANNFKGLSMIGVAIFGIFLAVQHFKYSQRTVVAAPAASTNSESEEIEDDEL from the coding sequence ATGATACAATGGTGGCAAATTTTACTACTCACTTTGTACTCAGCTTATCAAATCTGTGATGAGTTGACTATCGTTTCGTCAGCAGGATCCCCTGTATTTGCTGGGTTCATTACTGGCTTGATTATGGGTGATTTGACGACTGGTTTGTTTATCGGTGGTAGCCTGCAATTATTCGTTCTTGGTGTAGGGACATTTGGTGGGGCTTCTCGTATTGATGCAACATCAGGTGCCGTTTTGGCGACAGCCTTCTCTGTAGCACAAGGCATTAAGCCAGAGTTGGCTATTGCGACAATCGCAGTACCAGTAGCAACTTTGTTGACATACTTCGATATCTTAGGCCGCATGACAACGACTTATTTCGCGCACCGTGTGGATGCAGCAGTTGAACGCTTCGACTATAAAGGTATTGAACGCAACTATCTCTTAGGTGCCCTTCCTTGGGCTCTGTCTCGTGCCCTCCCAGTCTTTCTGGCTCTGGCTTATGGTGGAACATTTGTTCAAGCGATAGTAGATGGTGTTGCTGGTGTGAAATGGCTGGCTGCAGGCTTGACACTGGCTGGTCGTATGCTTCCAGGACTCGGGTTCGCTATCTTGCTTCGTTACCTTCCAGTTAAACGTAATCTTCACTACTTAGCTCTTGGTTTTGGCTTGACGGCTATGCTGACTGTGCTTTACTCAAACATTCAAACTTTGGGAGGTGCTGTATCTAGCATTGTTGGAACTCTTCCAAAAGATGCTGCAGTTACATTTGCCAACAATTTCAAAGGCTTGTCTATGATTGGTGTAGCTATCTTTGGTATCTTCCTTGCAGTACAGCATTTCAAATACAGCCAAAGAACAGTAGTTGCTGCTCCAGCTGCTAGCACAAACTCAGAAAGTGAGGAAATTGAAGATGACGAACTCTAA
- a CDS encoding PTS system mannose/fructose/N-acetylgalactosamine-transporter subunit IIB: MTIVGARIDGRLIHGQVANLWTTKLNISRIMVIDDEVAENAIEKSGLKLATPAGVKLSVLPIAKAAENILAGKYDSQRLLIVARKPDRFLRLVEAGVPLETLNVGNMSQSDETRSITRSINVVDADVEAFHKLHEKGVKLSAQMVPNDPVEDFMKLLK; encoded by the coding sequence ATGACAATAGTAGGTGCACGTATCGATGGACGTTTGATCCATGGACAGGTAGCCAATCTTTGGACTACCAAGCTCAACATTTCACGCATTATGGTGATTGACGATGAGGTAGCTGAAAATGCTATCGAAAAGAGCGGACTCAAGCTCGCAACGCCAGCTGGTGTGAAACTCAGTGTCTTGCCGATTGCTAAGGCAGCAGAAAATATCTTGGCCGGCAAGTATGATTCGCAGCGACTCTTGATTGTCGCTCGTAAGCCAGACCGCTTCCTGCGGTTGGTCGAAGCTGGTGTTCCGCTGGAAACGCTGAACGTCGGCAATATGTCTCAGTCAGACGAAACTCGCTCCATTACCCGCTCTATCAATGTGGTAGATGCAGATGTTGAAGCCTTTCACAAGCTGCACGAAAAAGGAGTCAAGCTGTCAGCGCAAATGGTTCCCAACGATCCGGTTGAGGATTTCATGAAGTTATTAAAATAG
- a CDS encoding glycoside hydrolase family 35 protein, translating to MKAVLHRREHQMARFKIGHSFCLDDREFKILSGAIHYFRVQPEDWYHSLYNLKALGFNTVETYLPWNMHEPQKGVFNFQGILDIEAFLQTAQDLGLYAIIRPSPFICAEWEFGGLPAWLLNENMRIRSSDEAFLQAVASYYDELLPRLTPRLLDNGGNILMMQVENEYGSYGEDKAYLRAIRRLMEERGVTCPLFTSDGPWRATLQAGTLIDDDVFVTGNFGSKADYNFAQMQEFFDEHGKKWPLMCMEFWDGWFNRWKEPVIKRDPDELAQAVHEVLQQGSINLYMFHGGTNFGFMNGCSARGVIDLPQVTSYDYDALLDERGNPTDKYYAVQRMLKEHYPEYPQMDPLVKESFELRNILLSQKVSLFETLPDLAEPIESLYPMKMEELGQNVGYLLYRTWASWDADQERLRVIDGRDRMQLYVDGQYIATQYQTEIGQDIMVDGQKKAEHQLDILMENMGRVNYGHKLLADTQQKGIRTGVCKDLHFLLDWQHYPLPLDHPEKIDFSKGWQENQPAFYAFDFKMKALKDTYLDLSDFGKGVVFVNGVSIGRFWNVGPTLSLYIPHSLLREGDNRIIIFETEGIYSETIHLVNQPTFKTIKGENL from the coding sequence ATGAAAGCGGTTTTACACCGAAGGGAACATCAGATGGCAAGATTCAAAATTGGTCATTCTTTCTGTTTGGATGATCGGGAGTTTAAGATTTTATCGGGAGCCATTCACTATTTTCGGGTACAGCCTGAGGATTGGTATCATTCCCTTTATAATCTCAAAGCTCTGGGCTTTAATACGGTGGAGACCTATCTTCCCTGGAATATGCACGAACCTCAAAAAGGTGTTTTTAACTTCCAAGGGATTTTAGATATTGAGGCATTTTTACAGACGGCTCAGGATTTGGGACTTTATGCCATTATCCGCCCTTCTCCTTTTATCTGCGCGGAGTGGGAGTTCGGTGGTCTGCCGGCCTGGCTGCTCAATGAAAATATGCGCATTCGTTCATCAGATGAGGCCTTTCTGCAGGCTGTAGCAAGCTATTATGACGAGCTGCTGCCGCGACTGACTCCAAGGCTTCTGGACAATGGGGGAAATATCCTCATGATGCAGGTGGAAAATGAGTACGGTTCTTATGGGGAAGACAAGGCCTACCTGAGAGCAATCAGACGGCTCATGGAAGAACGAGGTGTAACCTGTCCGCTCTTTACATCAGACGGACCTTGGCGGGCTACGCTTCAAGCTGGTACGCTGATTGATGACGATGTCTTTGTGACAGGAAATTTCGGCTCCAAGGCAGATTACAATTTTGCCCAGATGCAGGAATTCTTTGACGAGCATGGCAAAAAGTGGCCGCTCATGTGTATGGAGTTCTGGGATGGCTGGTTCAATCGCTGGAAAGAGCCTGTCATCAAGCGAGATCCAGACGAACTGGCTCAAGCTGTCCATGAAGTGCTCCAGCAGGGCTCAATCAATCTCTATATGTTTCATGGCGGTACCAACTTTGGTTTCATGAACGGCTGTTCGGCTAGAGGCGTTATTGACCTGCCACAGGTAACATCCTATGACTACGATGCTCTACTCGATGAGCGTGGCAATCCGACGGATAAGTACTATGCAGTCCAGAGGATGCTGAAAGAGCATTATCCAGAGTATCCACAGATGGATCCGCTGGTGAAAGAGTCTTTTGAGCTCAGGAATATTCTGCTCAGTCAGAAGGTCAGTCTCTTTGAGACACTGCCTGACTTGGCAGAGCCTATCGAAAGTCTCTATCCGATGAAGATGGAAGAGCTGGGGCAAAATGTCGGCTACCTGCTCTATCGGACTTGGGCTAGTTGGGATGCTGATCAGGAAAGGCTCCGTGTCATTGACGGGCGTGACCGTATGCAGCTCTATGTGGACGGTCAGTACATTGCAACCCAGTACCAGACAGAAATCGGTCAGGATATCATGGTGGACGGCCAGAAAAAGGCGGAGCACCAGCTTGACATTCTGATGGAAAATATGGGTCGGGTCAATTATGGGCATAAGCTACTGGCAGATACCCAGCAGAAGGGTATTCGTACCGGTGTCTGTAAGGACCTGCACTTCCTGCTTGACTGGCAGCATTACCCATTGCCGCTGGATCATCCAGAAAAGATTGACTTTTCAAAAGGCTGGCAGGAAAATCAACCAGCTTTCTACGCTTTTGACTTTAAAATGAAAGCGCTTAAAGATACTTATCTGGATCTGTCCGACTTTGGTAAGGGCGTCGTCTTTGTCAACGGTGTCAGCATTGGCCGTTTCTGGAATGTCGGACCGACCCTATCGCTCTATATCCCGCACAGCTTGCTCAGAGAAGGCGACAATCGCATCATTATCTTTGAGACAGAAGGGATCTATAGCGAAACCATTCACTTAGTTAACCAACCTACATTTAAAACAATAAAGGGGGAAAATCTATGA
- a CDS encoding GntR family transcriptional regulator — MAIPKYQQIKDELKQQIISGKFENGDKFYTEAELIQMFNVSSITVVRALNELANDGYIIRQQGKGTFVSRARKHKLVEFSDVETFPIQKDKVTVLSIKRGNDLKILDKLELAPTQFYYKIDRIRRTGDKVYIYHQTYIPEQYINPNYPDMDYYSSIYNRFKTDYHIHMNDEHFEETNEIVFPTPKDVAKVLEVDTNFPTVHQVKITQLESTGQILEYSETYKRGDFFKIKFISCNRDH; from the coding sequence ATGGCTATTCCAAAATACCAACAAATCAAAGATGAGCTCAAGCAGCAAATCATTTCTGGCAAATTTGAAAATGGCGATAAGTTTTACACAGAGGCTGAGCTGATTCAGATGTTTAATGTCAGCTCCATTACTGTTGTCCGCGCTTTGAATGAACTGGCCAATGATGGTTACATCATCCGCCAACAAGGCAAGGGGACCTTCGTTTCACGTGCAAGAAAGCACAAGCTGGTGGAATTTTCTGACGTTGAGACCTTCCCTATCCAAAAAGATAAGGTGACTGTTCTCTCCATCAAGCGTGGCAATGATCTGAAAATCTTGGATAAGCTAGAACTAGCACCAACGCAGTTCTACTATAAGATTGACCGGATCAGACGGACTGGCGACAAAGTCTATATCTATCACCAAACCTATATCCCTGAGCAGTACATCAATCCTAACTATCCAGATATGGACTACTACAGCTCCATTTACAATCGCTTCAAAACTGACTACCACATTCACATGAATGATGAACATTTTGAAGAGACCAACGAAATTGTCTTCCCAACACCAAAAGATGTTGCGAAAGTACTGGAAGTTGATACCAACTTCCCGACCGTTCATCAGGTGAAGATTACCCAGCTGGAAAGCACAGGACAGATCTTAGAGTACAGCGAAACTTACAAACGCGGTGACTTCTTCAAGATTAAGTTCATTTCCTGCAATCGGGACCACTAA
- the dhaM gene encoding dihydroxyacetone kinase phosphoryl donor subunit DhaM: MADTGILIVSHSKNLAQGLFDLISQVAVDVAISYVGGLDDGSIGTSFEGIQAALDANDKDTILAFFDLGSARMNLEMVADFSDKEIIINNVPLVEGAYTAAALLQAGADLPNVLLQVRELEIKK; encoded by the coding sequence ATGGCAGATACTGGCATTCTTATCGTTTCCCATTCCAAAAACCTGGCCCAAGGCTTGTTTGACCTCATTTCGCAGGTGGCGGTAGATGTGGCCATCAGCTATGTGGGCGGGTTGGACGACGGCAGCATCGGGACCAGCTTTGAAGGGATTCAGGCAGCTTTAGATGCCAATGACAAGGACACTATTTTGGCCTTTTTCGATCTGGGCTCAGCTCGGATGAATCTAGAAATGGTCGCAGACTTTTCTGACAAGGAAATCATTATCAACAATGTTCCTTTGGTAGAGGGAGCCTATACGGCTGCTGCTCTTCTTCAGGCTGGGGCAGATTTGCCTAATGTTTTGCTTCAGGTCCGTGAATTAGAAATAAAGAAATAG